In one window of Dyella thiooxydans DNA:
- a CDS encoding tetratricopeptide repeat protein: MSGRNDPRGPQGRTEPTLGNLDDLDRPAPAPPAPDDGLPRVDVEAPSHRAAAASSRARRQLEAEPEQQPARKRGWLVPLALLVVVGLATVAWLNQDTLRGMVPRTSFNDVLSRANAALQAGHLDGTDGTSARELFQAARALEPDNDRALDGLRAVGQAELAQGQKQLGAGDLDAATQSASAARELLGGGTDVDQLDRAIAQARLTHMHASDLVERARDALAQGKLDGPDGAAALFAQVLAADPGNAVASHGLDQVGGAYADLARKALDAGDAATAGTAIDKLASLLPRYGDLPSLRAQQAQVQRAHDDAVNQAVTQGMDALRAGRISGSGDDTALAYFQKALTLDPNNPAAQSGLGKVVQALTVQANAAIDSGDDAQARALLDQAQALAPKSADLAAARARLGQAAPAAAGSSAPAAQAGAAPTGAAGGTASASPAAPAKDDASGALLQPSLTPAQQAQVSSLVQQAKEAAQRGDIMLPPGQSAYDLYRSALAIDGNDKAARDGLQNLPATVIQLFNQALQGGRLATAGDMLGNLADLSPGDPNQGQLRHRLAEAWLDRAEQQLDSGDRPGASQSLDRVRKLAPQHPRLAELTARLNNAGR, from the coding sequence ATGAGCGGACGCAACGACCCGCGCGGCCCGCAAGGGCGCACCGAACCCACCCTGGGCAATCTCGACGATCTGGATCGTCCGGCACCCGCGCCGCCGGCTCCGGACGATGGCTTGCCCCGGGTGGACGTGGAAGCGCCGTCGCATCGCGCCGCGGCGGCTTCGTCGCGTGCGCGCCGCCAGCTCGAAGCGGAACCGGAACAGCAGCCCGCCCGCAAGCGCGGCTGGCTGGTGCCGCTGGCCCTGCTCGTGGTGGTGGGGCTGGCGACGGTGGCCTGGCTCAACCAGGACACGCTGCGAGGCATGGTGCCGCGTACCAGCTTCAACGACGTGCTCTCCCGCGCCAATGCCGCGCTGCAGGCCGGGCATCTGGACGGTACCGACGGCACCAGCGCACGCGAACTGTTCCAGGCCGCGCGCGCGCTCGAGCCGGACAACGACCGCGCGCTCGACGGCCTGCGTGCCGTCGGCCAGGCCGAGCTGGCCCAGGGCCAGAAGCAGCTCGGTGCCGGCGACCTCGATGCCGCCACGCAATCCGCTTCGGCCGCGCGCGAACTGCTCGGCGGCGGTACCGACGTCGACCAGCTGGACCGCGCGATCGCCCAGGCGCGCCTCACCCACATGCATGCCTCGGACCTGGTCGAACGGGCGCGCGACGCCCTGGCCCAAGGCAAGCTGGACGGTCCCGACGGCGCCGCGGCGCTGTTCGCGCAGGTGCTCGCCGCCGACCCCGGCAACGCGGTGGCCTCGCACGGCCTGGACCAGGTCGGCGGGGCCTACGCCGATCTGGCGCGCAAGGCGCTGGATGCCGGCGACGCGGCCACCGCTGGAACGGCGATCGACAAGCTCGCCTCGCTGCTGCCGCGCTATGGTGACCTGCCGTCGCTGCGCGCACAGCAGGCCCAGGTGCAGCGCGCCCACGACGATGCGGTGAACCAGGCGGTGACCCAGGGCATGGATGCGTTGCGCGCCGGTCGCATCAGCGGTTCCGGCGACGACACCGCGCTGGCGTATTTCCAGAAGGCGCTGACGCTGGACCCGAACAACCCGGCTGCCCAGTCGGGACTGGGCAAGGTGGTGCAGGCGCTCACCGTGCAGGCCAATGCGGCGATCGACAGCGGTGACGACGCCCAGGCCAGGGCCCTGCTCGACCAGGCCCAGGCGCTGGCGCCGAAGTCCGCCGACCTGGCTGCCGCCCGGGCACGATTGGGCCAGGCAGCCCCGGCTGCGGCCGGATCGTCGGCCCCGGCTGCGCAAGCCGGGGCGGCGCCGACCGGCGCCGCCGGTGGAACAGCCAGCGCCTCTCCGGCGGCGCCGGCGAAAGACGACGCGTCCGGCGCGCTGCTGCAGCCCAGCCTGACCCCGGCACAACAGGCCCAGGTCAGTTCGCTGGTGCAGCAGGCGAAAGAGGCCGCGCAGCGGGGCGACATCATGTTGCCGCCGGGCCAGAGCGCCTACGACCTGTACCGCAGCGCGCTGGCCATCGACGGCAACGACAAGGCCGCGCGCGATGGCCTGCAGAACCTGCCGGCGACGGTGATCCAGCTGTTCAACCAGGCGCTGCAGGGCGGGCGCCTGGCCACCGCTGGCGATATGCTCGGCAACCTGGCGGATCTGTCGCCGGGCGATCCGAACCAGGGCCAACTGCGCCATCGCCTCGCCGAAGCCTGGCTGGATCGCGCCGAGCAGCAGCTGGACAGCGGCGACCGCCCCGGTGCCTCGCAATCGCTGGATCGCGTGCGCAAGCTGGCGCCACAGCATCCCCGGTTGGCCGAGCTGACCGCGCGCCTGAACAACGCCGGGCGGTGA
- a CDS encoding RelA/SpoT family protein yields MAQAPDIAVSTFAAWRARARNVPALLAAALDACTASPVDQAECVDVLELLVMLDCDTATQAAALWFALAQAAPDVYEANQSALPADVRRLVDGQQAAEKVWTLHAQPGGAASSEGLRRLLLAIIRDVRVVFVLLARQLARMRAAMTLDEGMRVRLARLTRDIHAPLANRLGIWQLKWELEDLAFRYLEPDTYRRIATLLDERREDREQFIRESLAELRRSLEAAGIRADLAGRPKHIYSIWKKMQRKSLAFSDLYDIRAVRILVDSVADCYAALGVVHALWPYLPGEFDDYVARPKANGYRSLHTAVIGPHGKTLEVQIRTHEMHRANELGVAAHWRYKEGGGADAEFEAKIAWMRRLLEPRADGEGELAAGLQTELVEDRVYLLTPKGEVFDLPHGATVLDFAYHVHTEVGHRCRGAKVNGRIVPLSYQPRSGDRVEILTTKVGEPSRDWLSPHHGYLNTARAREKVRAWFRRIAHDANLAAGRAMLERELKRLALPNADLAALPAHFHLKTHDELLIALALGEVAPGQIARLLQEAAQPPEPASPPPAASRVPTIDQGALTIEGIGNLLTVLARCCQPLPGDPVRGFVTRGRGVSVHRADCPALARLARRDPDRVIEVSWGRVPAQAYQVDIELHGYDRKGLQKDVTAVISNANIPIIASSSRMFVRTGEVEMRFTLRVRDYEQLSHLLAKLVALSNVVDARRVGAR; encoded by the coding sequence ATGGCCCAGGCTCCCGACATCGCCGTTTCCACGTTCGCCGCGTGGCGCGCCCGCGCCCGGAACGTGCCGGCGTTGCTCGCCGCGGCACTGGATGCCTGTACCGCCTCACCGGTCGATCAGGCCGAATGTGTGGATGTGCTTGAGCTGCTGGTGATGCTCGACTGCGACACCGCCACCCAGGCCGCAGCGCTTTGGTTCGCGCTGGCGCAGGCGGCGCCGGATGTTTACGAGGCGAATCAGTCCGCACTGCCGGCGGACGTGCGCCGGCTGGTCGACGGTCAGCAGGCGGCGGAGAAAGTGTGGACGCTGCATGCGCAGCCGGGCGGTGCCGCGAGTTCGGAAGGGTTGCGCCGGCTGTTGCTGGCGATCATCCGCGACGTGCGCGTGGTGTTCGTGCTGCTGGCGCGGCAGCTCGCCCGCATGCGCGCCGCGATGACGCTGGATGAGGGGATGCGCGTCCGGCTGGCCCGGCTCACCCGCGACATCCATGCGCCGCTGGCCAACCGCCTGGGTATCTGGCAGCTGAAGTGGGAGCTGGAGGACCTGGCCTTCCGCTACCTCGAGCCCGATACCTACCGCCGCATCGCCACGCTGCTGGACGAGCGGCGCGAGGATCGCGAGCAGTTCATCCGCGAGTCGCTGGCCGAACTGCGCCGCTCGCTGGAGGCGGCCGGCATCCGTGCCGACCTGGCCGGGCGGCCGAAGCACATCTACTCGATCTGGAAGAAGATGCAGCGCAAGTCGCTGGCCTTCTCCGACCTGTACGACATCCGCGCCGTACGCATCCTGGTCGACAGCGTGGCCGACTGCTATGCCGCGCTGGGCGTGGTGCACGCGCTGTGGCCGTACCTGCCCGGCGAGTTCGACGACTACGTCGCGCGGCCCAAGGCCAACGGCTACCGCTCGCTGCACACCGCGGTGATCGGCCCGCATGGCAAGACGCTGGAGGTGCAGATCCGCACCCACGAGATGCATCGTGCCAATGAGCTCGGCGTGGCGGCGCACTGGCGCTACAAGGAAGGTGGCGGTGCCGACGCCGAATTCGAGGCGAAGATCGCCTGGATGCGCCGGCTGCTCGAGCCGCGTGCCGACGGCGAGGGCGAGCTGGCTGCCGGGCTGCAGACCGAACTGGTCGAGGATCGCGTCTACCTGCTCACGCCCAAGGGCGAGGTGTTCGACCTGCCGCACGGCGCCACCGTGCTGGATTTCGCCTACCACGTGCACACCGAGGTCGGGCACCGCTGCCGCGGCGCCAAGGTCAACGGGCGCATCGTGCCGCTCAGCTACCAGCCGCGCAGCGGCGACCGGGTGGAGATCCTCACCACCAAGGTCGGCGAGCCCAGCCGCGACTGGCTCTCGCCGCACCACGGCTACCTCAACACCGCGCGGGCGCGCGAGAAGGTGCGCGCCTGGTTCCGCCGCATCGCCCACGACGCCAACCTCGCCGCCGGTCGCGCCATGCTCGAGCGCGAGCTCAAGCGCCTGGCGTTGCCGAACGCCGATCTCGCCGCGCTGCCGGCCCATTTTCATCTCAAGACCCACGACGAACTGCTGATCGCGCTGGCACTGGGCGAAGTGGCGCCGGGACAGATCGCCCGCCTGCTGCAGGAGGCGGCGCAACCGCCGGAGCCGGCTTCGCCTCCGCCAGCGGCGTCGAGGGTGCCGACGATCGACCAGGGCGCGCTGACCATCGAAGGCATCGGCAACCTGCTCACCGTGCTGGCGCGCTGCTGCCAGCCGCTGCCGGGCGACCCGGTGCGCGGCTTCGTCACGCGCGGGCGCGGCGTGTCGGTGCATCGCGCCGATTGCCCCGCGCTTGCCCGCCTCGCCCGGCGCGATCCGGACCGGGTCATCGAGGTGAGCTGGGGGCGGGTGCCGGCGCAGGCCTACCAGGTCGATATCGAACTGCACGGCTACGACCGCAAGGGCCTGCAGAAGGACGTCACCGCGGTGATCAGCAACGCCAACATCCCGATTATCGCCTCGTCCAGTCGCATGTTCGTGCGCACCGGCGAGGTGGAGATGCGTTTCACCCTGCGCGTGCGCGACTACGAGCAGCTCTCGCACCTGCTGGCGAAGCTGGTGGCGTTGTCCAACGTGGTGGATGCGCGCCGGGTCGGCGCACGCTGA
- a CDS encoding SDR family oxidoreductase has product MTLLVLGASSQIGRFLLPRLCEAGHDVLALSRRSQPAQSGVRWIEGGLPDAMPRDLPALSGIVSYGPLLPFAQWLAQAPLRGSPRIVATSSMSAQTKRDSVVAAEREIARLLHEGEQTLADACSARGLAWMVLRPTIVYGAGLDRSLTPIARRAARLHLFPLPAGRGLRQPVHADDIAMASIAALDPAAASGGILPIGGGERLTAAQMFARVRDSLAVATVPLPVPGVALHLAARLAPKLRGPLARLDEDLVADNTALVRLLGVQPRPFRPDAGCWGLAR; this is encoded by the coding sequence ATGACCCTCCTGGTGCTGGGCGCCAGTAGCCAGATCGGCCGTTTCCTGCTGCCGCGGCTGTGCGAAGCCGGACACGATGTGCTTGCATTGAGCCGCCGGTCGCAGCCGGCGCAGTCCGGCGTGCGCTGGATCGAAGGTGGCCTGCCCGATGCGATGCCACGCGACCTGCCGGCGCTGTCCGGCATCGTCAGCTACGGGCCGCTGCTGCCATTCGCGCAGTGGCTGGCGCAGGCGCCGCTGCGCGGGTCTCCGCGCATCGTCGCCACCAGTTCGATGAGTGCGCAGACCAAGCGCGACTCCGTCGTGGCCGCCGAACGGGAGATCGCGCGACTGCTGCACGAGGGCGAGCAGACGCTGGCGGATGCATGCTCGGCGCGGGGACTGGCGTGGATGGTGCTGCGCCCGACCATCGTCTACGGTGCCGGGCTCGACCGCAGCCTGACCCCGATCGCCCGGCGCGCTGCGCGGCTCCATCTGTTTCCGCTGCCGGCGGGGCGCGGACTCCGTCAGCCCGTGCACGCCGACGACATTGCCATGGCGAGCATCGCCGCGCTGGATCCGGCGGCGGCAAGCGGCGGGATCCTGCCCATCGGCGGCGGCGAGCGCCTGACCGCAGCGCAGATGTTCGCCCGCGTGCGCGACAGCTTGGCGGTTGCCACGGTGCCGTTGCCGGTACCGGGCGTCGCCTTGCATCTGGCCGCGCGTCTGGCACCGAAGCTGCGCGGTCCGCTGGCACGCCTCGACGAGGACCTGGTGGCCGACAACACGGCGCTGGTGCGTCTGCTCGGCGTGCAGCCGCGGCCGTTCCGGCCGGACGCCGGCTGCTGGGGGCTGGCGCGCTGA
- the hrpA gene encoding ATP-dependent RNA helicase HrpA: MTDATASAPIPAARLRELRQALDGVCTRDFGRLLGRWRGLQRQGDVRKADALAAAIAASAATRQARVEAKPAIRLDESLPITARADAIVELIRKHQVVVIAGETGSGKTTQLPKLCLAAGRGEAGMIGCTQPRRLAARSVAARVAEELGTTLGDQVGFQVRFTDKVSERSLVKFMTDGILLAETQGDPWLSSYDTIIIDEAHERSLNIDFLLGYLKRLAAKRPELKIIVTSATIDTARFAEHFGDAPVVSVEGRAYPVELRWRPVDTVGAHPVRDASPAVPKSGRAQGALLPSNVQQGSAEHIAQVIDEIVADRSLGGGPGDVLVFLPGEREIRDAHLLLSRRQYRETEILPLYARLSAADQDRVFKPGPKRRVVLATNVAETSLTVPRIRYVVDTGTARVKRYSQRSQLERLHVEPISQAAADQRKGRCGRIGPGICYRLYDEAEFAGRAAYTDPELLRSSLANVILRMLALKLGEVDEFPFLEAPDPRVVADGYRRLAEISAIDDKRTLTAIGRDLARLPIDVQLARMLVEARRLGCLRELLTVVSFLSIQDPRERPADARQQADAAHAVFADPKSDVLGVLNLWRAYHDASEELTQSKLRDWCSRHFLSFLRMREWRELHRQLLLVVGEMGWSSREGSAVEAAPGDQAAAPPHGRDRHSRAEAGRPGRRGGKPEEGQGGATVQDRGRRPSVPAKASSTPVDDEAAASRLFEAIHRSLLAGLPTQVGRKDEKGVFRGTRERKFQVFPGSALAKLPPNWVFAAQILDIGGKVWGMMCARVEPQWIEEQAAHLVKASCREPHWSRKRGCVVAYEQVSLFGLNLVERRAVTFQSQDPPLAHRIFLREALARGDIDAKVDFVRANQRVLEDARGIEAKQRREGLIRHEDELVAFFEGKLPEDIASSRALEAWHRRARPAEQAALRWSIDDVLVGGAGLDPKAFPAAMDIGTQRYRLEYRFVPGDEADGVTLHLPLAMLNALPTARCEWLVPGLLAEKVAELIRGLPKALRRNFVPAPDFSRAFVEAEAPRDEPLARALATFLKRTTGVEISAAEFAPVELPAHFSMRYRLHDDSGRTLAASRDLAALRAQWQGQAREAFSRKTDVELMREDVASWDFDEIPPEVRSAGGLLAFPALVDLGEAVALRVFERRDEASEAHRDGVVRLLRNALASDMKQARRRLPIVNALSLKYAPLGSVDGLREELVEGGFADLLERHELDVRTAGAFEALRTQAARELFGAAIERLKRVEPIIEAQAELKPWLEPPLIGFARASYDDLHEQLDALLAPGFARELTVERLGHLPRYLKAMRLRAERLRQDPARDQQRMLQVLPYWRAYLNHRAEGRDGLEELRWLIEEWRVSLFAQELKTAEPVSAKRLARALEAVDG, encoded by the coding sequence ATGACCGACGCCACCGCTTCCGCCCCGATCCCTGCCGCCCGCCTGCGCGAACTGCGCCAGGCGCTGGACGGCGTGTGCACCCGCGACTTCGGCCGCCTGCTCGGCCGCTGGCGCGGGCTTCAACGCCAGGGCGACGTGCGCAAGGCCGACGCGTTGGCCGCGGCGATCGCCGCCTCCGCGGCCACGCGCCAGGCCCGCGTCGAGGCCAAGCCGGCGATCCGGCTGGACGAATCGCTGCCGATCACCGCCCGCGCCGACGCCATCGTCGAGCTGATCCGCAAGCACCAGGTGGTGGTGATCGCCGGCGAGACCGGCTCGGGCAAGACCACCCAGCTGCCCAAGCTGTGCCTGGCCGCCGGTCGTGGCGAGGCCGGCATGATCGGCTGCACCCAGCCGCGCCGGCTGGCCGCGCGCTCGGTCGCCGCCCGCGTGGCGGAGGAACTGGGCACCACGCTGGGCGACCAGGTCGGCTTCCAGGTGCGCTTCACCGACAAGGTGTCCGAGCGCAGCCTGGTGAAGTTCATGACCGACGGCATCCTGCTGGCCGAGACGCAGGGCGATCCGTGGCTGTCGAGCTACGACACCATCATCATCGACGAGGCACACGAGCGCAGCCTCAACATCGACTTCCTGCTCGGTTACCTCAAGCGGCTGGCAGCGAAGCGGCCGGAACTGAAGATCATCGTCACCTCGGCGACGATCGACACCGCGCGTTTCGCCGAGCATTTTGGCGACGCGCCGGTGGTGTCGGTGGAAGGCCGCGCGTACCCGGTCGAATTGCGCTGGCGCCCGGTCGATACCGTAGGAGCGCACCCTGTGCGCGACGCTTCTCCTGCCGTGCCGAAAAGCGGTCGCGCACAGGGGGCGCTCCTACCGTCGAACGTGCAGCAGGGCAGCGCCGAGCACATCGCCCAGGTGATCGACGAGATCGTCGCCGACCGCAGCCTCGGCGGCGGCCCCGGCGACGTGCTGGTGTTCCTGCCGGGCGAGCGCGAGATCCGCGACGCGCACCTGCTGCTGTCGCGCCGGCAGTACCGCGAGACCGAGATTCTGCCGCTGTACGCGCGGCTCTCCGCCGCCGACCAGGACCGCGTGTTCAAGCCCGGTCCGAAGCGTCGCGTGGTGCTGGCCACCAACGTCGCCGAGACCTCGCTCACCGTGCCGCGGATCCGCTACGTGGTGGATACCGGCACCGCGCGGGTGAAGCGCTACAGCCAGCGCAGCCAGCTCGAGCGGCTGCACGTGGAGCCGATCTCGCAGGCCGCCGCTGACCAGCGCAAGGGGCGCTGCGGTCGCATCGGCCCGGGCATCTGCTACCGCCTGTACGACGAGGCCGAATTCGCCGGCCGCGCCGCCTATACCGACCCGGAGCTGCTGCGTTCCTCGCTGGCCAACGTGATCCTGCGCATGCTCGCCCTGAAGCTGGGCGAGGTGGACGAGTTCCCGTTCCTGGAGGCGCCCGATCCGCGCGTGGTGGCCGACGGCTACCGCCGGCTGGCGGAGATCTCGGCGATCGACGACAAGCGCACGCTCACCGCGATCGGCCGCGACCTGGCGCGCCTGCCGATCGACGTGCAGCTGGCCCGCATGCTGGTCGAAGCGCGCCGGCTCGGCTGCCTGCGCGAGCTGCTCACCGTGGTGTCCTTCCTCAGCATCCAGGACCCGCGCGAGCGCCCGGCCGATGCGCGTCAGCAGGCCGACGCGGCGCATGCGGTGTTCGCCGATCCGAAGTCCGATGTCCTCGGCGTGCTCAACCTGTGGCGCGCCTACCACGACGCCAGCGAGGAGCTGACCCAGTCGAAGCTGCGCGACTGGTGTTCGCGGCATTTCCTGTCCTTCCTGCGCATGCGCGAGTGGCGCGAGCTGCACCGGCAGCTGCTGCTGGTGGTGGGCGAGATGGGCTGGTCGAGCCGCGAGGGTTCCGCCGTCGAAGCAGCGCCAGGCGACCAGGCTGCGGCTCCGCCGCACGGGCGCGACCGGCACAGCCGGGCCGAGGCCGGTCGACCGGGGCGGCGTGGCGGCAAGCCGGAAGAGGGGCAGGGCGGGGCGACCGTGCAGGATCGTGGTCGCCGGCCGTCGGTGCCGGCCAAGGCATCGTCCACACCGGTCGACGACGAGGCCGCCGCCAGCCGCCTGTTCGAGGCCATCCATCGCAGCCTGCTCGCCGGCCTGCCGACCCAGGTCGGCCGCAAGGACGAGAAAGGCGTGTTCCGCGGCACGCGCGAGCGCAAGTTCCAGGTGTTCCCCGGCTCGGCGCTGGCGAAGCTGCCGCCGAACTGGGTGTTCGCCGCGCAGATCCTGGATATCGGCGGCAAGGTGTGGGGCATGATGTGCGCCCGCGTTGAGCCGCAGTGGATCGAGGAGCAGGCCGCACACCTGGTCAAGGCCAGCTGCCGCGAGCCGCACTGGTCGCGCAAGCGCGGCTGCGTGGTGGCCTATGAGCAGGTGAGCCTGTTCGGGCTGAACCTGGTCGAGCGGCGCGCGGTGACTTTCCAGTCGCAGGACCCGCCGCTGGCGCATCGGATCTTCCTGCGCGAGGCGCTGGCGCGTGGCGACATCGATGCGAAGGTCGACTTCGTGCGCGCCAACCAGCGCGTGCTGGAAGACGCGCGCGGCATCGAGGCCAAGCAGCGGCGTGAGGGCCTGATCCGCCACGAGGACGAGCTGGTCGCGTTCTTCGAAGGCAAGCTGCCCGAGGACATCGCCAGCAGCCGCGCACTGGAGGCTTGGCATCGCCGCGCGCGCCCAGCCGAGCAGGCGGCGCTGCGCTGGTCGATCGACGACGTGCTGGTCGGCGGCGCCGGGCTGGACCCGAAGGCGTTCCCTGCAGCGATGGACATCGGCACCCAGCGCTACCGGCTGGAGTATCGCTTCGTGCCCGGCGACGAAGCCGACGGTGTCACCCTGCACCTGCCGCTGGCGATGCTCAACGCGCTGCCGACCGCACGCTGCGAATGGCTGGTGCCCGGCCTGCTGGCCGAGAAGGTCGCCGAACTGATCCGCGGCCTGCCCAAGGCGTTGCGGCGCAACTTCGTGCCCGCGCCGGATTTCTCCCGCGCCTTCGTCGAGGCCGAGGCGCCGCGCGACGAGCCGCTGGCCAGGGCGCTGGCCACGTTCCTCAAGCGCACCACCGGCGTGGAGATCAGCGCCGCCGAGTTCGCCCCGGTCGAGCTGCCGGCGCACTTTTCCATGCGCTACCGCCTGCACGACGACAGCGGCCGCACGCTGGCCGCCTCGCGCGATCTGGCCGCGTTGCGCGCGCAGTGGCAGGGCCAGGCGCGCGAGGCGTTCTCGCGCAAGACCGACGTCGAGCTGATGCGCGAAGACGTTGCCAGCTGGGATTTCGACGAGATTCCGCCCGAGGTGCGTTCGGCCGGCGGCCTGCTGGCGTTCCCGGCGCTGGTGGATCTCGGCGAGGCGGTGGCGCTGCGCGTGTTCGAACGGCGCGACGAGGCGAGCGAGGCGCATCGCGACGGCGTGGTGCGGCTGCTGCGCAATGCGCTGGCCAGCGACATGAAGCAGGCGCGCCGACGCCTGCCGATCGTCAACGCACTGTCGCTGAAGTACGCGCCACTGGGCAGTGTCGACGGTTTGCGTGAGGAGCTGGTCGAAGGCGGCTTCGCCGACCTGCTCGAGCGCCACGAGCTCGACGTGCGCACCGCCGGTGCATTCGAGGCGCTGCGCACGCAGGCGGCGCGCGAGCTGTTCGGTGCGGCGATCGAGCGGCTCAAGCGGGTCGAGCCGATCATCGAGGCGCAGGCCGAGCTGAAGCCGTGGCTGGAGCCGCCGCTGATCGGCTTTGCGCGCGCCAGCTATGACGACCTGCACGAGCAGCTCGATGCGCTGCTCGCACCGGGTTTCGCGCGCGAGCTGACGGTGGAGCGGCTCGGCCACCTGCCGCGGTACCTGAAGGCGATGCGCCTGCGCGCCGAGCGCCTGCGCCAGGACCCGGCCAGGGACCAGCAGCGCATGCTGCAGGTGCTGCCTTACTGGCGCGCTTACCTCAACCACCGCGCCGAGGGGCGCGATGGGCTGGAGGAGCTGCGCTGGCTGATCGAGGAGTGGCGCGTGTCGCTGTTCGCGCAGGAGCTGAAGACCGCCGAGCCGGTGTCGGCCAAGCGGCTGGCGCGGGCGCTGGAGGCCGTGGACGGCTGA